One stretch of Rathayibacter festucae DSM 15932 DNA includes these proteins:
- a CDS encoding MFS transporter has translation MTDTSSSPAAGRQRWIALVVISLAQLMVVLDASIVNIALPDAQLDLGFDDALRQWVVTAYSLAFGALLLLGGRAGDLWGRKRSFLIGLVGFGLASVLGGLAPSIGVLLTARVLQGVFAALLAPAALSLLSLAFPSGRERVTAFGVFSAIAGAGGAIGLLLGGVLTEFATWRWTLYVNVVFAIVAVIGAALVIHDDRAARNRDRLDVIGTVLASVGLAALVYGFTLAEQSGWAAPTTLVTFAVAVVVLVVFVYSQTRVSAPLMPLHVVADRDRGGAYLSAALAMAANFTQFLFLIFYFQQVLGFSPLASGFAFLPLVACLVLGTTVIGARLAARFPVRIVMGAGYLVAAIGMAWLTRITTDNDYVTVVVPGAILIGLGIGTALICSITTATSGVRAQDAGVASALVNTSQQVGGSVGTALMSAIAAGATASVLAAGTGTASAASVAGYSAAFWIASGILVLAAAVAFLVIEGDRSDSGSTADAEQTPTAGSPVHF, from the coding sequence ATGACCGACACCTCCTCTTCACCCGCCGCGGGACGGCAGCGCTGGATCGCGCTCGTCGTGATCTCGCTGGCCCAGCTCATGGTCGTGCTCGACGCGTCGATCGTGAACATCGCCCTGCCGGACGCGCAGCTCGACCTCGGCTTCGACGACGCCCTGCGCCAGTGGGTCGTCACCGCGTACAGCCTCGCCTTCGGCGCCCTCCTGCTGCTCGGCGGCCGCGCCGGCGACCTGTGGGGGCGCAAGCGCTCCTTCCTCATCGGTCTGGTCGGCTTCGGTCTCGCCTCCGTCCTCGGCGGGCTCGCCCCGAGCATCGGCGTGCTGCTGACCGCGCGGGTGCTGCAGGGCGTCTTCGCGGCGCTGCTCGCGCCCGCAGCGCTGTCACTGCTGTCCCTCGCGTTCCCCTCCGGCCGTGAGCGGGTGACTGCGTTCGGCGTGTTCTCGGCGATCGCCGGTGCCGGCGGAGCGATCGGACTGCTGCTGGGCGGCGTGCTCACCGAGTTCGCGACCTGGCGCTGGACGCTCTACGTTAACGTCGTCTTCGCGATCGTCGCCGTCATCGGCGCCGCGCTCGTCATCCACGACGACCGGGCTGCACGCAACCGCGACCGGCTCGACGTGATCGGCACCGTTCTCGCCTCCGTCGGGCTCGCGGCCCTCGTCTACGGGTTCACCCTCGCGGAGCAGAGCGGCTGGGCCGCCCCGACGACCCTGGTGACGTTCGCGGTCGCGGTCGTCGTGCTGGTCGTCTTCGTCTACAGCCAGACGCGGGTCTCCGCGCCGCTGATGCCGCTGCACGTGGTCGCGGACCGCGACCGCGGAGGCGCCTACCTCTCGGCCGCTCTCGCGATGGCGGCGAACTTCACCCAGTTCCTCTTCCTCATCTTCTACTTCCAGCAGGTCCTCGGCTTCTCGCCTCTGGCCAGCGGCTTCGCGTTCCTGCCCCTCGTCGCCTGCCTCGTGCTCGGCACCACGGTCATCGGCGCCCGCCTCGCGGCCCGCTTCCCCGTCCGCATCGTGATGGGCGCCGGCTACCTCGTCGCCGCGATCGGCATGGCCTGGCTCACCAGGATCACGACCGACAACGACTACGTCACGGTCGTCGTGCCCGGCGCGATCCTGATCGGCCTGGGCATCGGCACCGCGCTCATCTGCTCGATCACGACCGCGACCTCCGGCGTCCGGGCGCAGGACGCCGGCGTCGCCTCGGCCCTCGTCAACACGTCGCAGCAGGTCGGCGGCTCCGTCGGCACGGCGCTGATGAGCGCGATCGCCGCCGGCGCCACCGCGAGCGTCCTCGCGGCAGGCACCGGCACCGCCTCGGCGGCCTCGGTCGCCGGATACAGCGCCGCGTTCTGGATCGCCTCCGGGATCCTCGTGCTCGCCGCGGCCGTCGCGTTCCTCGTCATCGAGGGCGACCGCAGCGACTCCGGCTCGACCGCGGACGCCGAGCAGACCCCGACCGCCGGCTCCCCCGTCCACTTCTGA
- a CDS encoding helix-turn-helix transcriptional regulator, translating to MTNDDVHDFLRSRRARITPEMVGLSPGGGTRRVPGLRREEVALLAGISVDYYNRFERGNLAGASESVLDSLARALRLDDAERAHLFDLARAASSGPRIGRRRSTPKLRASVQQLLDGMTTIPAFVQNGRLDVLGMNDLARALYHRDEDPEAKPQNFARYLFLDPASIDELADWRGMAEDVVAILRQEAGRDPHSTELSNLIGELSTRSSDFRSMWASHRVRFHRTGTKQFHHPDVGDLELSFEAMQLPGDDGLTLIAYSAEPGTRSHDALALLASLRATARRQESPAAVRTQDRS from the coding sequence GTGACGAATGACGATGTGCACGACTTCCTCCGCTCCCGCCGCGCGAGGATCACCCCCGAGATGGTCGGCCTCTCCCCCGGCGGCGGCACCCGCCGCGTGCCGGGCCTGCGCCGCGAGGAGGTCGCCCTGCTCGCCGGGATCAGCGTCGACTACTACAACCGCTTCGAGCGCGGCAACCTCGCCGGCGCCTCCGAGAGCGTCCTCGACTCCCTCGCCCGCGCCCTGCGCCTGGACGACGCCGAGCGCGCCCATCTCTTCGACCTCGCCCGCGCCGCGAGCAGCGGACCGCGGATCGGACGCCGCCGCAGCACCCCGAAGCTGCGCGCGAGCGTCCAGCAGCTGCTCGACGGCATGACCACGATCCCCGCCTTCGTCCAGAACGGACGGCTGGACGTCCTCGGCATGAACGACCTGGCCCGCGCGCTCTACCACCGCGACGAGGACCCGGAGGCGAAGCCGCAGAACTTCGCCCGCTACCTCTTCCTCGACCCCGCCTCGATCGACGAGCTCGCCGACTGGCGCGGCATGGCCGAGGACGTCGTCGCGATCCTCCGCCAGGAGGCCGGCCGCGACCCGCACAGCACCGAACTGTCGAACCTCATCGGCGAGCTCTCCACCCGCAGCAGCGACTTCCGCAGCATGTGGGCCTCGCACCGCGTCCGCTTCCACCGCACCGGCACCAAGCAGTTCCACCACCCCGACGTCGGCGACCTCGAGCTCTCCTTCGAGGCCATGCAGCTCCCCGGCGACGACGGCCTCACCCTCATCGCCTACTCCGCTGAGCCCGGCACCCGCTCGCACGACGCCCTCGCCCTGCTCGCCTCGCTGCGCGCCACGGCTCGCCGGCAGGAGTCTCCGGCGGCGGTCCGCACGCAGGACCGCAGCTGA
- a CDS encoding aldo/keto reductase produces the protein MEYRPLGRTGVSVSPLALGTMMFGPWGNEDRADSIRVIHAALDAGINVVDTADVYSGGVSEEIVGEALQGRRDDVVLATKFFMPMGDGPNRSGGSRKYILRAVEDSLRRLRTDYIDLYQVHRPSPTTDVEETLGALTDLVRQGKVRSIGSSSYSGSQIVEAQWAARERGLERFVTEQPPYSILVRGIEEDVLPTTQRHGMGTLTYSPLAGGWLSGRWRKDAAGTPTSSARPSARFDMSTPANQRKLDVVEELAVLAESAGIPLIQLAIAFVIRHPGVTSAIIGPRTREQLESQLPAADVVLAAEVLDRIDELVAPGVTLNPDDNSYGATELTPAARRR, from the coding sequence ATGGAGTACCGCCCCCTCGGACGCACCGGAGTGTCCGTCAGCCCCCTCGCCCTCGGCACGATGATGTTCGGCCCCTGGGGCAACGAGGACCGCGCCGACTCGATCCGCGTCATCCACGCCGCCCTCGACGCCGGCATCAACGTCGTCGACACCGCCGACGTCTACTCCGGCGGCGTCTCCGAGGAGATCGTCGGCGAGGCACTCCAGGGCCGCCGCGACGACGTCGTCCTCGCCACCAAGTTCTTCATGCCGATGGGAGACGGACCCAACCGCTCCGGCGGCTCGCGGAAGTACATCCTGCGCGCCGTCGAGGACTCGCTGCGACGCCTGCGGACCGACTACATCGACCTCTACCAGGTGCACCGCCCGAGCCCCACGACCGACGTCGAGGAGACCCTCGGCGCGCTCACCGACCTCGTCCGCCAGGGCAAGGTCCGCTCGATCGGCTCCTCGTCCTACTCCGGCAGCCAGATCGTCGAAGCGCAGTGGGCCGCCCGCGAGCGCGGCCTCGAGCGCTTCGTCACCGAGCAACCTCCCTACTCGATCCTCGTCCGCGGTATCGAGGAAGACGTGCTGCCGACGACTCAGCGCCACGGCATGGGCACCCTCACCTACAGCCCCCTCGCCGGCGGCTGGCTCTCCGGGCGCTGGCGCAAGGACGCCGCAGGCACCCCCACCTCCTCGGCCCGACCCAGCGCCCGCTTCGACATGAGCACCCCCGCCAACCAGCGCAAGCTCGACGTCGTCGAGGAGCTCGCCGTCCTCGCCGAGAGCGCCGGCATCCCGCTGATCCAGCTCGCCATCGCCTTCGTGATCCGCCACCCCGGCGTCACCTCCGCGATCATCGGCCCGCGCACGAGGGAGCAGCTCGAGTCTCAGCTGCCCGCCGCCGACGTCGTCCTCGCCGCCGAGGTCCTCGACCGCATCGACGAACTCGTCGCCCCGGGTGTCACCCTCAACCCCGACGACAACAGCTACGGCGCCACCGAGCTGACCCCCGCCGCGCGCCGACGCTGA
- a CDS encoding DUF4113 domain-containing protein → MAIVKAAIGTLRPRLREGARYVRAGVILTNLSPRDSHALLEVFDTAFDSKGLGATIDAVTKRHGRSAVGLGLAGIRKGPVWTMKRGALSLRATTHWGELATAHAR, encoded by the coding sequence GTGGCGATCGTCAAGGCCGCGATCGGCACGCTGCGGCCGCGGCTGCGCGAGGGCGCCCGCTACGTGCGGGCCGGCGTGATCCTGACGAACCTGTCGCCGCGGGACTCGCACGCCCTCCTCGAGGTGTTCGACACCGCGTTCGACAGCAAGGGCCTCGGCGCGACCATCGACGCCGTCACCAAGCGCCACGGCCGCTCCGCCGTCGGCCTCGGGCTCGCCGGGATCCGCAAGGGGCCGGTCTGGACGATGAAGCGCGGCGCGCTGTCGCTGCGCGCGACGACGCACTGGGGGGAGCTGGCGACGGCGCACGCGCGCTGA
- a CDS encoding Y-family DNA polymerase, with product MRSERRIGLVDVNSFYVSCERLFDPKLQGRPVVVLSNNDGCVVARSDEVKKLGIENGTPWFKVEPLIRSGRLPEVIARSSNYELYGELSARVMELLGRYSAWQEVYSIDESFLGVDGDVAERARIGRAMRAAVAKNVGLPVCVGFGPSKTLAKFVNKGGAKKHPRLGGVCDTDWYTPEQLDALMAWQHVTELWGVAGRTGKRLAELSIHTIRDLRDADPALIRKKFSVVLQRSVYELRGVDCIPLEAARTVRDQLIFSRSFATPVTTIADMEQVLSVYAQRAAHRLRAQGSVTKTMSVFASTSPFADAPYESAGGLAGFPVPTDVRWRSSRPRSARCGRGCARAPATCGPA from the coding sequence GTGCGCTCTGAGCGGCGGATCGGCCTGGTCGACGTGAACAGCTTCTACGTGAGCTGCGAGCGGCTGTTCGACCCGAAGCTGCAGGGGCGGCCGGTCGTCGTCCTCTCGAACAACGACGGCTGCGTGGTCGCCCGCTCGGACGAGGTGAAGAAGCTCGGCATCGAGAACGGCACGCCCTGGTTCAAGGTCGAGCCCCTCATCCGCTCGGGCCGTCTCCCGGAGGTGATCGCCCGCTCCAGCAACTACGAGCTGTACGGCGAGCTGTCCGCGCGGGTGATGGAGCTGCTGGGCCGCTACTCGGCCTGGCAGGAGGTGTACTCGATCGACGAGAGCTTCCTCGGCGTCGACGGGGATGTGGCGGAGCGGGCGCGGATCGGCCGGGCGATGCGGGCGGCCGTCGCGAAGAACGTCGGCCTGCCGGTGTGCGTGGGGTTCGGGCCGAGCAAGACGCTCGCGAAGTTCGTCAACAAGGGCGGCGCGAAGAAGCACCCGCGCCTGGGCGGGGTCTGCGACACCGACTGGTACACGCCCGAGCAGCTCGACGCACTGATGGCCTGGCAGCACGTCACCGAGCTGTGGGGGGTGGCCGGCCGCACCGGGAAGCGCCTCGCGGAGCTGAGCATCCACACGATCCGGGACCTGCGCGACGCCGACCCGGCGCTGATCCGGAAGAAGTTCTCGGTGGTGCTGCAGCGCTCGGTCTACGAGCTGCGCGGGGTCGACTGCATCCCGCTCGAGGCGGCCCGCACCGTCCGGGACCAGCTGATCTTCTCGCGCTCGTTCGCTACTCCGGTGACGACGATCGCGGACATGGAGCAGGTGCTCTCCGTCTACGCGCAGCGTGCCGCGCACCGCCTGCGCGCGCAGGGGTCGGTGACGAAGACGATGAGCGTCTTCGCGTCGACGTCGCCGTTCGCGGACGCGCCGTACGAGTCCGCGGGCGGCCTCGCCGGCTTCCCCGTGCCCACGGACGTCCGGTGGCGATCGTCAAGGCCGCGATCGGCACGCTGCGGCCGCGGCTGCGCGAGGGCGCCCGCTACGTGCGGGCCGGCGTGA
- a CDS encoding LexA family protein, whose translation MSVTVVDRIATPARDAVAVSLLVPADAVAAGFPSPAQDYFDGSLDLNDHLIRDKTSTFIVRVSGESMTGAGISDGDELVVDRSLTPMHGSVVIAILDGELTVKRLELSPGGVVLRAENPDYPPILVAELSDLQIWGVVTVCLHRLHRAL comes from the coding sequence ATGAGCGTGACCGTGGTGGACCGCATCGCGACCCCGGCCCGGGACGCCGTGGCCGTCTCCCTCCTCGTCCCCGCCGACGCGGTGGCGGCGGGCTTCCCGTCGCCGGCGCAGGACTACTTCGACGGCTCCCTCGACCTCAACGACCACCTGATCCGGGACAAGACCTCGACGTTCATCGTCCGCGTCTCGGGCGAGAGCATGACCGGCGCCGGCATCAGCGACGGCGACGAGCTGGTGGTCGACCGCTCGCTGACCCCGATGCACGGGAGCGTCGTGATCGCGATCCTCGACGGCGAGCTGACCGTCAAGCGGCTCGAGCTGAGCCCCGGGGGAGTGGTGCTGCGCGCGGAGAACCCGGACTATCCGCCGATCCTCGTCGCCGAGCTGAGCGACCTCCAGATCTGGGGCGTCGTCACCGTCTGCCTGCATCGGTTGCACCGTGCGCTCTGA
- a CDS encoding HpcH/HpaI aldolase family protein, with protein sequence MDAERVLGDGRADGVWCRLGEPLTVAQIARGGPAWLCLDAQHGAFDDAAVLATMRALATVSERPPVAVRVAGLSDPLIGRALDAGADVVVVPMIESVEDAAAAVRAAHYPPLGRRSWGPMTDLWGAAPPSAAEARPALWLMIETQTGLDAVEEILAVPGVAGVFVGPFDLAIGLGRELPDLLAADGPEDPLPRIAAAARNAGLVAGAYAGDQERARQLRALGFPRVAVATDQSLIALGTAAALGAVADGSGC encoded by the coding sequence GTGGATGCGGAGCGGGTACTCGGAGACGGTCGTGCCGACGGGGTGTGGTGCCGGCTCGGCGAGCCGCTGACGGTGGCGCAGATCGCGCGCGGCGGGCCAGCCTGGCTCTGCCTGGACGCGCAGCACGGCGCCTTCGACGACGCCGCGGTCCTCGCGACCATGCGGGCGCTGGCGACCGTGAGCGAGCGGCCGCCCGTCGCCGTCCGGGTCGCCGGGCTCTCGGACCCGCTGATCGGGCGGGCTCTCGACGCCGGAGCGGACGTCGTCGTCGTCCCGATGATCGAGTCGGTCGAGGACGCGGCCGCGGCGGTCCGCGCCGCGCACTACCCGCCGCTCGGCCGGCGCAGCTGGGGTCCGATGACCGACCTCTGGGGCGCCGCGCCCCCGTCGGCCGCCGAGGCGCGGCCGGCGCTCTGGCTGATGATCGAGACGCAGACCGGCCTCGACGCCGTCGAGGAGATCCTCGCGGTGCCGGGGGTCGCCGGCGTCTTCGTCGGCCCGTTCGACCTCGCGATCGGACTCGGCCGGGAGCTGCCCGACCTGCTCGCCGCGGATGGACCCGAGGACCCGCTGCCGAGGATCGCCGCGGCCGCCCGGAACGCGGGCCTTGTCGCCGGTGCCTACGCGGGCGACCAGGAGCGCGCCCGGCAGCTGCGCGCGCTCGGCTTCCCGCGGGTCGCCGTCGCGACCGACCAGTCGCTGATCGCGCTCGGCACGGCGGCGGCGCTCGGCGCGGTGGCGGACGGCTCCGGCTGCTGA
- a CDS encoding amidohydrolase family protein: MDVEFDGTIRGIRRSGSGVALGDVIDGAGRFLVPGLIDTHVHLGSRGALESAARAGVTTMIDLGTHPDSLVAEQRMQRGAPSLRSAGSAASAPGSTQIALMGNPEESAVTGAADAERFLTWRSDNGSDLIKIIIEDPDATDVPALDVPTITALVEGAHRRGWTTVAHVVTANAFSRGLDAGVDVLTHAPLDRPLPEETAARMLAQGTIASPTLMMMQVMARARLGDRADAAIGNAVESVRRMHAAGVRIVAGTDANESPFAPVPHGASLHTELGLLRQAGLSAVDAVRAATSGAASALGLADRGVVAVGRRADLLLVDGDPVSDVSVLTRPVAVWIAGQPVA, translated from the coding sequence GTGGACGTCGAGTTCGACGGCACGATCCGCGGCATCCGCCGCTCGGGCAGCGGGGTCGCGCTCGGCGACGTCATCGACGGGGCGGGCCGGTTCCTCGTGCCCGGGCTGATCGACACGCATGTTCACCTCGGCTCGCGCGGCGCGCTCGAGTCCGCTGCCCGCGCGGGCGTGACGACGATGATCGACCTCGGCACGCATCCCGACAGTCTCGTCGCCGAGCAGCGGATGCAGCGGGGTGCCCCGTCGCTGCGGAGCGCCGGCTCGGCCGCCTCGGCGCCGGGCAGCACTCAGATCGCGCTGATGGGGAACCCCGAGGAGAGCGCGGTCACCGGCGCGGCGGACGCCGAGCGGTTCCTCACCTGGCGGAGCGACAACGGCTCCGACCTGATCAAGATCATCATCGAGGACCCGGACGCGACCGACGTCCCCGCCCTCGACGTCCCGACGATCACCGCTCTCGTCGAAGGCGCCCACCGCCGCGGCTGGACGACCGTGGCGCACGTCGTGACCGCGAACGCGTTCTCGCGCGGTCTCGACGCCGGCGTGGACGTCCTCACCCACGCGCCCCTCGATCGGCCGCTGCCGGAGGAGACCGCCGCAAGGATGCTCGCGCAGGGGACGATCGCGTCGCCGACCCTGATGATGATGCAGGTCATGGCCCGCGCCCGCCTCGGCGACCGCGCCGACGCGGCGATCGGCAACGCCGTCGAGAGCGTGCGCCGGATGCACGCCGCGGGCGTCCGGATCGTCGCCGGTACCGACGCCAATGAGAGCCCGTTCGCCCCCGTCCCGCACGGCGCGTCCCTGCATACCGAGCTCGGCCTCCTCCGTCAGGCCGGTCTCTCCGCTGTCGACGCGGTCCGCGCCGCGACGAGCGGAGCCGCTTCCGCGCTCGGCCTCGCCGACCGGGGAGTCGTCGCCGTCGGCCGACGCGCGGACCTGCTTCTCGTCGACGGCGACCCCGTGAGCGACGTCTCCGTCCTGACCCGGCCGGTCGCCGTCTGGATCGCCGGACAGCCGGTCGCGTGA